The nucleotide window CCATTTGTATTTCTAACAACATACCAAGCATCAGAATCAACTCTAAAGTTTATTCCTTCATTACTTTCCTCTCTTGTAGCTACCATTTCTAGCATTACATAACCAGGAAATATTTTTCTAGCAACAGTTTTCTTTTTACCTCTTACTTCTTCAATAGTCTCCTCTTCAGGAACAAGAATCTTTGTTACGATATCTCCCATTCCAAGAGTTTCTATCTTCTGTTCAAGGTCAGTTTTTACTTTTTTTTCATACCCTGAATATGTATGAATCATAAACCATTTTTTTACTAAGGTTTTTTCCATCTTACTTATCCTCCAAAGAGAGATACCAAAATTTTTAATAGTCTAGAAGCAATTAAATCAAAAACTCCCAAATATATACTAAGTATCAAGCTCATCGCTATTACCCAAA belongs to uncultured Fusobacterium sp. and includes:
- the nusG gene encoding transcription termination/antitermination protein NusG — encoded protein: MEKTLVKKWFMIHTYSGYEKKVKTDLEQKIETLGMGDIVTKILVPEEETIEEVRGKKKTVARKIFPGYVMLEMVATREESNEGINFRVDSDAWYVVRNTNGVTGFVGVGSDPIPMEDDEVRNIFNVIGMDLPEEEKEIKEVIKINFAVGDYVKVLKGGFADQEGKVAEIDMEHKKAKVMIEMFGRMTPVEVDFDSVQKAN
- the secE gene encoding preprotein translocase subunit SecE, producing MNLFQGIKMEYSKVQWPNKEEVKNSTLWVIAMSLILSIYLGVFDLIASRLLKILVSLFGG